One segment of Natronosalvus halobius DNA contains the following:
- a CDS encoding carboxypeptidase M32, translating to MATVDETAIDASDAYDRLLERSEKLTNVRMASMALGWDQRVMMPEGGTPARAGQLSTLSSLGHELLTADEVATWLEALESDGVTRDTGNAESVDGLTDEQAAVVRELRREHDRAVDVPADLIERLTAHQAETQQVWQEAKAADDFERFAPALEELIALHRERAAAIDPAENPYRVLYEDSLPYLPLETVERIFDELREHLVPLIDEIQERGRELPTPFAGHTYDEETQMALSEAVLDVLGYDRTHGRLDTAPHPFMSGNQFDARITTRFREDDPLDALTATIHEFGHATYQLGLPKEQYGNPLGSSLSSGVHESQSRFWENHVGRTKAFWELILPTVKERFPHLEDVTVDEAYAAVNRIYPENLIRVEADELTYHLHVILRCEIDRAFVEGDLEVVDVPQVWNDKMDDYLGVRPETDAEGCLQDTHWSYGFAGFQGYTIGSVLAAQLDAAMREDLEVDALVREGEFDPLREWMTEHVHRHGQRYPTEELIEVATGEPLTAEYFLEYVDEKFRTLYGL from the coding sequence ATGGCAACTGTTGACGAGACTGCCATCGACGCATCAGACGCCTACGATCGGCTTCTCGAGCGATCCGAGAAGCTGACGAACGTCCGGATGGCGTCGATGGCGCTGGGGTGGGATCAACGGGTGATGATGCCCGAAGGGGGAACGCCGGCGCGAGCGGGGCAACTGTCGACGCTCTCGTCGCTCGGACACGAACTACTGACCGCTGACGAGGTGGCGACGTGGCTCGAGGCGCTCGAGTCCGATGGGGTGACGCGGGATACGGGTAACGCCGAATCTGTGGACGGCCTCACCGACGAGCAGGCGGCAGTCGTCCGCGAACTCCGCCGGGAGCACGACCGGGCGGTCGACGTCCCGGCCGACCTGATCGAGCGGCTGACGGCCCACCAGGCCGAGACTCAGCAGGTCTGGCAGGAGGCGAAGGCGGCCGACGACTTCGAGCGGTTCGCGCCGGCGCTCGAGGAACTCATCGCCCTCCACCGCGAGCGCGCGGCGGCGATCGACCCCGCGGAGAACCCCTATCGGGTGCTCTACGAGGATAGTCTGCCGTACCTGCCGCTCGAGACGGTCGAGCGTATCTTCGACGAGTTGCGCGAGCACCTCGTTCCATTGATCGACGAGATTCAAGAGCGAGGTCGTGAGTTGCCGACGCCGTTCGCGGGCCACACCTACGACGAGGAGACCCAGATGGCGCTCTCGGAGGCCGTCCTGGACGTGCTGGGCTACGACCGAACCCACGGCCGTCTCGACACGGCTCCCCACCCGTTCATGTCCGGCAATCAGTTCGACGCCCGGATCACGACTCGCTTCCGGGAGGACGACCCGCTCGACGCGCTGACGGCGACGATTCACGAGTTCGGTCACGCGACCTACCAGCTCGGGCTGCCGAAAGAGCAGTACGGGAACCCGCTCGGCTCCTCACTCTCCTCGGGCGTCCACGAGTCCCAGTCTCGCTTCTGGGAAAATCACGTGGGCCGGACGAAGGCGTTCTGGGAGCTGATTCTCCCAACCGTCAAAGAGCGCTTTCCCCACCTCGAGGACGTGACCGTCGACGAGGCCTACGCGGCGGTCAACCGGATCTACCCCGAGAACCTGATCCGGGTCGAGGCGGACGAACTCACCTACCACCTGCACGTCATCCTCCGGTGTGAGATCGACCGGGCGTTCGTCGAGGGGGACCTCGAGGTCGTCGACGTCCCGCAGGTCTGGAACGACAAGATGGACGACTACCTCGGGGTCCGACCCGAGACCGACGCCGAGGGCTGTCTCCAGGACACCCACTGGTCGTACGGCTTCGCCGGCTTCCAGGGGTACACGATCGGGAGCGTGCTCGCGGCCCAGCTCGACGCCGCGATGCGCGAGGACCTCGAGGTAGACGCGCTCGTTCGGGAGGGGGAGTTCGACCCCCTCCGCGAGTGGATGACCGAGCACGTCCATCGTCACGGCCAGCGCTACCCGACCGAGGAGTTGATCGAGGTGGCGACGGGCGAACCGCTCACCGCCGAGTACTTCCTCGAGTACGTCGACGAGAAGTTCCGGACGCTGTACGGTCTGTAG